Proteins from a single region of Phyllopteryx taeniolatus isolate TA_2022b chromosome 10, UOR_Ptae_1.2, whole genome shotgun sequence:
- the adam19b gene encoding disintegrin and metalloproteinase domain-containing protein 19, with amino-acid sequence MRSPPLHGAPSSLLCLSLIALLRWAQPAVQVAVGRGESGAVEGYEITYPRWLHPHRHSRSAGREHPAEAQVVISAEGQELQLHLERNEQLLTPGYQEICYTPDGSRRSFSPINLFQSHCLYHGEVVGVDGSSVAVSTCSGLRGLISLNASVSYLIEPVSTETSQHVVFRAESLHLPPRSCLQRHSNEEALGTFLHGMTSPQRSREQRDLSQNMKYVELLLVADKAEFDKHGSSLEKTKLKLLEAANLVDKYYKALRIRVALIGLEVWTSQDMINVSDNPHSTLAAFLSWRRKQLHTLHNDNAQLITGKSFQGTTIGLAPLKAMCSEYQSGGVNTDHSESAVGVAATMAHEMGHNFGMSHDSTGCCQAKAEDGGCIMAAATGHPFPRVFNTCNMRELQSYLSSGGGKCLFNEPNTRAMYGGQRCGNGYLEDGEECDCGEEDECTSPCCNANNCTLKAGAECAHGVCCHNCKMKSPGVLCRAPSGQCDLPEYCDGKAESCPANFYLVDGTSCADGKAYCYTGMCLTLEQQCRSLWGRDGRPAHDVCFKKVNEAGDMYGNCGKDLFGKFRSCKDRDAKCGKIQCLSSESKPIESNAVRIETTVSVGNKRVQCMGTHVYKPGQRDEEVQGDTLDPGLVMTGTKCGDDSICFDGECRNASFLRADDCHTKCNGHGLCNNNHNCHCESGWAPPLCNQRGPGGSLDSGPVISHSSLLPVLLVLLLLFFVLLAVGLWCCYKHKLQPLKTSTPITVPSCSIPAEAKPLHADGHVNGHTNPTFLLKKQDSDQQGKSSPHLSRAYPSRPKHTAVRPAVKPPPVPVHAAQQSGPQNLIQRQSSLQSNSPFKPELRQKQAPPPPSPALSPSAPRPEPPNRPPPPCPGSKAPAYQSRAQPVPTDVLLKGKSAEQKKPNRF; translated from the exons ATGCGTTCTCCTCCTCTCCATGGCGCGCCGTCCTCCCTTCTCTGCCTGTCCCTCATTGCGCTCCTCCGTTGGGCTCAGCCCGCTGTGCAAGTCGCTGTTGGCCGCG GAGAAAGCGGTGCAGTGGAGGGTTATGAGATCACCTATCCCAGATGGCTGCATCCTCACAGGCACAGCAGGTCTGCCGGCAGAGAG CATCCTGCCGAAGCTCAAGTTGTCATCTCAGCTGAAGGCCAGGAGCTACAGCTGCACCTGGAGAGGAATGA GCAGCTGTTGACCCCTGGGTATCAGGAAATATGTTACACTCCGGATGGAAGTCGCAGGTCCTTCTCCCCTATCAACTTG TTCCAGAGTCACTGTTTGTACCATGGAGAGGTTGTGGGTGTGGACGGTTCCAGCGTGGCTGTTAGCACATGCTCAGGACTCAG GGGACTAATTTCTTTAAACGCAAGCGTCAGCTACCTCATTGAGCCTGTCTCCACGGAGACGTCTCAGCACGTTGTTTTCCGAGCCGAGAGTCTCCATCTTCCTCCTAGAAGCTGCCTGCAGCGCCATAGTAACGAGGAGGCGCTTGGCACCTTCCTCCATGGGATGACATCACCACAAAGGTCAAGG GAACAAAGAGACCTGAGTCAGAATATGAAATACGTGGAGCTGCTGTTGGTGGCAGACAAGGCTGAG TTTGACAAACATGGGAGTAGTCTCGAGAAGACCAAACTGAAATTACTGGAAGCTGCCAATTTAGTTGACAAG TACTACAAGGCTTTGCGCATCCGTGTGGCGCTGATCGGTCTGGAGgtgtggaccagccaggacatgATCAACGTGTCCGACAACCCGCATAGCACGCTGGCGGCGTTCCTGTCCTGGAGACGCAAACAACTTCACACGCTCCACAACGACAATGCTCAGCTCATCAC GGGAAAGTCATTCCAGGGTACCACCATCGGGCTCGCACCTCTCAAAGCCATGTGCTCTGAATACCAGTCTGGGGGCGTGAACACA GACCACTCTGAGTCAGCTGTTGGCGTCGCCGCCACCATGGCGCATGAGATGGGCCATAACTTCGGCATGAGTCATGACAGCACTGGCTGCTGCCAGGCCAAAGCAGAGGATGGGGGTTGCATCATGGCAGCTGCTACAGG GCACCCGTTTCCACGAGTGTTTAACACTTGTAACATGCGGGAGCTGCAGAGCTACTTGAGCTCTGGAGGAGGAAAGTGTCTCTTCAATGAGCCAAACACCAGAGCCATGTATGGAGGACAGCGCTGCGGCAATGGCTACCTGGAGGATGGGGAGGAATGTGACTGTGGGGAAGAAGAC GAGTGTACCAGTCCCTGCTGTAACGCAAACAACTGCACTTTAAAAGCTGGAGCCGAGTGCGCCCACGGTGTCTGCTGTCATAACTGCAAG ATGAAGAGTCCAGGGGTGCTCTGTCGAGCCCCCTCGGGCCAGTGTGACCTGCCCGAGTACTGCGATGGCAAGGCTGAGTCTTGCCCAGCTAACTTCTATTTGGTGGATGGCACATCATGTGCGGATGGGAAGGCTTACTGTTACACTGGCATGTGCCTCACGCTGGAGCAACAGTGCCGCTCACTTTGGGGACGAG ATGGCCGTCCAGCCCATGACGTGTGTTTTAAGAAGGTCAATGAAGCTGGCGACATGTACGGGAACTGCGGCAAAGATCTGTTTGGGAAATTCAGGAGCTGTAAGGACAG AGATGCTAAATGCGGGAAGATCCAGTGTTTATCGTCAGAATCCAAGCCAATAGAGAGCAATGCAGTTCGCATTGAGACCACAGTAAGTGTGGGCAACAAGAGGGTGCAGTGCATGGGAACGCACGTGTACAAGCCTGGGCAGAGAGACGAGGAGGTACAGGGAGACACTCTTGACCCAGGCCTCGTCATGACAGGCACCAAATGTGGCGATGACTCA ATTTGCTTTGATGGCGAATGCCGTAATGCATCTTTCCTCAGAGCTGATGACTGCCATACCAAATGTAATGGACATGGG CTGTGTAACAACAACCACAACTGCCACTGTGAGAGTGGCTGGGCCCCTCCTTTGTGTAACCAGAGAGGGCCGGGCGGGAGTCTGGACAGTGGACCTGTCATCAGTCACA GTAGCCTCCTTCCAGTCCTGCTGGTCCTTCTTCTGCTTTTCTTTGTTCTGTTGGCTGTTGGACTTTGGTGTTGCTATAAACATAAACTCCAGCCACTTAAAACATCAACTCCAATCACTGTACCAAG TTGTTCAATCCCGGCCGAAGCCAAGCCTCTTCATGCAGACGGTCATGTGAACGGTCACACCAACCCAACATTCTTGCTTAAGAAACAAGACTCGGACCAACAG ggAAAGTCCTCTCCACATCTGAGCCGGGCGTATCCAAGCCGGCCCAAACATACTGCCGTGCGTCCTGCCGTGAAGCCCCCACCTGTACCAGTGCATGCTGCTCAGCAGAGTGGGCCGCAGAATCTTATCCAGAGACAATCCTCACTTCAAAGCAACAGTCCCTTTAAACCTGAGCTGAGGCAAAAGCAGGCTCCTCCGCCACCTTCGCCTGCACTTTCACCCTCCGCACCCCGACCAGAGCCACCTAACAGGCCTCCGCCACCTTGTCCTGGCAGCAAAGCGCCAGCG TACCAATCGAGAGCCCAACCTGTCCCCACTGATGTGCTGCTGAAGGGAAAGTCTGCTGAACAGAAAAAGCCAAACAG ATTTTGA
- the thg1l gene encoding probable tRNA(His) guanylyltransferase isoform X1, protein MNRLMQILNFCRLRKGVKSCAVRSLACLFTSTSAMAKSKFEYVRNFEVDDTCLRNCYIVVRLDGRNFHRFAEQHKFTKPNDNRALGLMTRSARSVIEELEDIIIAYGQSDEFSFVFKRTSTWFKRRASKLMTLVASQFSSSYVFHWKDFFGEQPLLYPPGFDGRVVLYPSNRNLKDYLSWRQADCHINNLYNTVFWTLVQKGGLTTVQAEDRLKGTLAADKNEILFSEFDINYNKEPAVNRKGTTLIWEKHDETLITEVMNDKRKEVCGTPRSRKRVQAYHSDIIGEDFWDQHSNILEDDGC, encoded by the exons atGAACAGATTGATGCAGATTTTAAATTTCTGCAGACTTCGCAAAGGTGTCAAGTCTTGTGCTGTCAGATCCCTAGCCTGTTTATTTACTTCCACTAGTGCCATGGCTAAAAGCAAGTTTGAATATGTGCGTAACTTTGAAGTAGATGACACATGTCTGAGAAACTGCTACATTGTCGTGAGGCTGGATGGGCGCAACTTCCACAG GTTTGCAGAGCAACACAAGTTCACCAAGCCCAATGACAACAGGGCCCTGGGTCTAATGACCCGCAGCGCCCGCTCAGTCATAGAGGAGCTAGAGGATATTATCATTGCCTATGGACAAAGTGATgagttcagttttgtttttaagaggACCTCCACCTGGTTCAAGAGAAGAGCCAg CAAGCTGATGACCCTCGTGGCCTCGCAATTCTCGTCGTCTTATGTCTTTCACTGGAAAGACTTTTTTGGAGAGCAGCCTCTCCTCTACCCGCCAGGATTTGATGGACGTGTGGTACTATATCCTAGCAATCGCAACCTGAAAGACTATCTGAGCTGGAGGCAAGCAGACT GTCACATAAATAATTTGTACAACACAGTGTTTTGGACCCTTGTACAAAAAGGTGGACTAACCACTGTTCAAGCAGAGGATCGCTTAAAG gGAACATTAGCTGCGGACAAAAATGAAATCCTGTTCTCAGAGTTTGACATCAACTACAACAAGGAACCGGCTGTCAATAGGAAAGGCACCACTCTCATCTGGGAAAAG catGATGAAACTCTCATCACAGAAGTAATGAATGACAAGAGGAAGGAAGTGTGTGGCACTCCTCGGAGCAGGAAGCGTGTGCAGGCCTACCATTCTGATATAATAGGCGAAGACTTTTGGGATCAGCATTCCAATATTCTGGAAGATGATGGCTGCTAG
- the thg1l gene encoding probable tRNA(His) guanylyltransferase isoform X2 → MILYNYTRAMAKSKFEYVRNFEVDDTCLRNCYIVVRLDGRNFHRFAEQHKFTKPNDNRALGLMTRSARSVIEELEDIIIAYGQSDEFSFVFKRTSTWFKRRASKLMTLVASQFSSSYVFHWKDFFGEQPLLYPPGFDGRVVLYPSNRNLKDYLSWRQADCHINNLYNTVFWTLVQKGGLTTVQAEDRLKGTLAADKNEILFSEFDINYNKEPAVNRKGTTLIWEKHDETLITEVMNDKRKEVCGTPRSRKRVQAYHSDIIGEDFWDQHSNILEDDGC, encoded by the exons ATGATTTTATACAATTACACACG TGCCATGGCTAAAAGCAAGTTTGAATATGTGCGTAACTTTGAAGTAGATGACACATGTCTGAGAAACTGCTACATTGTCGTGAGGCTGGATGGGCGCAACTTCCACAG GTTTGCAGAGCAACACAAGTTCACCAAGCCCAATGACAACAGGGCCCTGGGTCTAATGACCCGCAGCGCCCGCTCAGTCATAGAGGAGCTAGAGGATATTATCATTGCCTATGGACAAAGTGATgagttcagttttgtttttaagaggACCTCCACCTGGTTCAAGAGAAGAGCCAg CAAGCTGATGACCCTCGTGGCCTCGCAATTCTCGTCGTCTTATGTCTTTCACTGGAAAGACTTTTTTGGAGAGCAGCCTCTCCTCTACCCGCCAGGATTTGATGGACGTGTGGTACTATATCCTAGCAATCGCAACCTGAAAGACTATCTGAGCTGGAGGCAAGCAGACT GTCACATAAATAATTTGTACAACACAGTGTTTTGGACCCTTGTACAAAAAGGTGGACTAACCACTGTTCAAGCAGAGGATCGCTTAAAG gGAACATTAGCTGCGGACAAAAATGAAATCCTGTTCTCAGAGTTTGACATCAACTACAACAAGGAACCGGCTGTCAATAGGAAAGGCACCACTCTCATCTGGGAAAAG catGATGAAACTCTCATCACAGAAGTAATGAATGACAAGAGGAAGGAAGTGTGTGGCACTCCTCGGAGCAGGAAGCGTGTGCAGGCCTACCATTCTGATATAATAGGCGAAGACTTTTGGGATCAGCATTCCAATATTCTGGAAGATGATGGCTGCTAG
- the lsm11 gene encoding U7 snRNA-associated Sm-like protein LSm11 isoform X1 codes for MEEKERDRRIKEPDSKEKHSASSASTSSVARDDDASKIDVCSEKFDPLLALYSPTVPLPFPNIKCFNNVAEYEGFLKGGRGRAKPENVEKKRLKALKGVADPERIERLKKLMVTKKSVDEDEEGGSSSRTPQPRRHKTPKNVLTRMTLCKGSPLGELHKCVEQRIRVKVHIRTFKGLRGVCSGFVVAFDKFWNLAMVDVDETYREPLLGKALHHEKALTISRLFEKLKLQESSGGEGETSKHPIQGESSQGPPSNPQVTSEHLSAHPARQRDDNKTSEPPKGAKAGQEKECRAYGKVHTRHINQLFIRGENVLLINPQPL; via the exons ATGGAGGAGAAAGAGAGGGACAGGAGAATTAAGGAGCCAGATAGTAAAGAAAAACACTCCGCTTCCAGCGCTAGTACCTCATCTGTGGCACGGGACGATGACGCTTCTAAAATAGACGTGTGTTCTGAAAAGTTCGACCCACTTTTGGCCCTGTACTCGCCCACGGTACCGCTGCCTTTTCCAAACATCAAATGTTTCAACAATGTCGCCGAGTACGAGGGGTTCCTAAAGGGGGGCCGGGGTAGAGCCAAGCCGGAAAATGTGGAGAAAAAGCGACTGAAGGCCTTGAAAGGGGTCGCCGACCCGGAGCGTATCGAGAGACTCAAGAAGCTCATGGTGACCAAGAAGTCAGTGGATGAGGACGAGGAGGGAGGAAGCAGCAGCCGCACACCACAGCCACGGCGACAcaagacccccaaaaatgtcctGACTAGGATGACCT TATGCAAAGGCAGCCCTTTGGGTGAGCTGCACAAATGTGTGGAGCAGAGGATAAGAGTCAAAGTTCACATCAGGACCTTCAAAGGACTGAGGGGCGTGTGCTCCGGCTTTGTTGTGGCCTTCGACAAGTTCTGGAATTTG GCCATGGTTGACGTTGATGAGACGTATAGAGAGCCTCTTCTTGGGAAGGCCTTGCACCATGAGAAAGCCCTCACCATTTCACGG CTCTTTGAGAAGCTGAAGCTCCAGGAGAGCTCAGGAGGGGAAGGAGAAACATCGAAGCACCCCATCCAGGGAGAAAGCAGCCAGGGTCCCCCTTCAAACCCACAGGTGACTTCAGAACACTTGTCCGCTCACCCTGCCAGGCAGAGAGATGACAACAAGACATCGGAGCCACCAAAGGGTGCAAAGGCAGGTCAGGAGAAAGAGTGCAGGGCGTATGGCAAGGTCCATACTCGCCACATCAACCAGCTATTTATCCGGGGAGAAAATGTTCTCCTGATCAACCCTCAACCGCTATGA
- the lsm11 gene encoding U7 snRNA-associated Sm-like protein LSm11 isoform X2 — protein MEEKERDRRIKEPDSKEKHSASSASTSSVARDDDASKIDVCSEKFDPLLALYSPTVPLPFPNIKCFNNVAEYEGFLKGGRGRAKPENVEKKRLKALKGVADPERIERLKKLMVTKKSVDEDEEGGSSSRTPQPRRHKTPKNVLTRMTLCKGSPLGELHKCVEQRIRVKVHIRTFKGLRGVCSGFVVAFDKFWNLAMVDVDETYREPLLGKALHHEKALTISRLFEKLKLQESSGGEGETSKHPIQGESSQGPPSNPQAIFHIRTQ, from the exons ATGGAGGAGAAAGAGAGGGACAGGAGAATTAAGGAGCCAGATAGTAAAGAAAAACACTCCGCTTCCAGCGCTAGTACCTCATCTGTGGCACGGGACGATGACGCTTCTAAAATAGACGTGTGTTCTGAAAAGTTCGACCCACTTTTGGCCCTGTACTCGCCCACGGTACCGCTGCCTTTTCCAAACATCAAATGTTTCAACAATGTCGCCGAGTACGAGGGGTTCCTAAAGGGGGGCCGGGGTAGAGCCAAGCCGGAAAATGTGGAGAAAAAGCGACTGAAGGCCTTGAAAGGGGTCGCCGACCCGGAGCGTATCGAGAGACTCAAGAAGCTCATGGTGACCAAGAAGTCAGTGGATGAGGACGAGGAGGGAGGAAGCAGCAGCCGCACACCACAGCCACGGCGACAcaagacccccaaaaatgtcctGACTAGGATGACCT TATGCAAAGGCAGCCCTTTGGGTGAGCTGCACAAATGTGTGGAGCAGAGGATAAGAGTCAAAGTTCACATCAGGACCTTCAAAGGACTGAGGGGCGTGTGCTCCGGCTTTGTTGTGGCCTTCGACAAGTTCTGGAATTTG GCCATGGTTGACGTTGATGAGACGTATAGAGAGCCTCTTCTTGGGAAGGCCTTGCACCATGAGAAAGCCCTCACCATTTCACGG CTCTTTGAGAAGCTGAAGCTCCAGGAGAGCTCAGGAGGGGAAGGAGAAACATCGAAGCACCCCATCCAGGGAGAAAGCAGCCAGGGTCCCCCTTCAAACCCACAG GCGATCTTCCACATCAGAACTCAGTAA